The Arachis ipaensis cultivar K30076 chromosome B03, Araip1.1, whole genome shotgun sequence region ATTGTTTACATattgttcaaaaatcttgttaataacctatacttttcctaattAATTATAAGGACTTTTTAAACTGTACAACAGATTGTAAGAGGTAAGAAAGGTACATCAATTTAAAACTAGGAACAAAAAAATAATGCTGAGAAAGCCgtcttaataatttttttttgtattatgtaCACGCATTCACACAACACATGCAAAGCAACCATGCTATTCAATCGTcccaaagacaaaaaaaaatacacaaaattaaTAATTACGTGTGTATCAAACTGCAAATTAAGCTTCACAAAAAGAAAAATGTCTCATGCATGTTTCTAACTTTGAGACTGCAACCTTTTTGGGTAGACATCATTGTTATTATTGATAATTATTTGTAGATTATTGTTGAAATTGCCGCTAATTGCACTTGTCACCGGCAAAGACGACGGACTCGACCCTGCCGTGGAAGAATTATCACGGGCCGGTGTGCCGCCATGACTCGGCAATGGCCACCCTTGGATCATCTTCAACTCCGGCGCGTTCTCAGACACGCGCCACACCTTCACAGAGTTATCCAAGCTCCCAGTGTAAATAATCCATCGCTGGTCACCTTTTCGGCGTTGACCTTGGCGGCGGTCTTCCTCTTCTTTGACGGTGAGACACTTCACCGGCCCAGTGTGGCCGGAGAGCACCGAAAGACACGTGTGGATGCCGCTCTCGTTGCGCTTCCACACGCATATATTCTTATCGGCAGAGCCGCTGAACACCAAGTTTCCGGCCACGGCAAGGCAAAGCACAGCGAGTTTATGTCCTCTCAAAACTCCGCCGTGACACAGCTCGCCGCCCTTCAGATCCTGCTCCCAGAAATTCACCAATCCGTCGGACGACGCGGCGTAAACCACCGCCGCCGACCGGTTCACCGCCAGCGCCGTGACGGCGTTCTCCTGCCTCAGCAAAATTCTATCGATCACGTGCCTCGTCTTCTTCTCACTCACTTGCTTCCTCCGCCACATCTTGACTGTCCCATCGGCGGCGCCGGTGAGCACAAACGCCCCAAACGCCGCAACCACCGAATTCACGGCGTCCTCGTGGGCGTCAATGGATTCTAAGCACTTGGAATCGGAGATTCTCCAAACCTTAACCGTCTTATCCCAAGATCCAGAATATAACAATCCTGCTTCTTCGTCCAAGCTCAAGGTCGAAACGGCGTCGAAATGCTTCACCTTAACGGCGCTTCGATTCCTCCGAACTTCGACG contains the following coding sequences:
- the LOC107628947 gene encoding protein JINGUBANG — its product is MKNTKGGGGGGDSGGTMLVEQRNGVVRRPKLGAIFRSSDPTSLYTPNHYDEDHNRRVTSGSAQADSSSSSNNASPYNMSPYNNTTSSVSSSPYNKSPWLLPSINFFHQNEIENDAFYSQNGLIGSIVREEGHIYSLAVNGSLLYTGSESKNIRVWKDLKDFAGFKSNSGFVKTIVISDEKIYTGHQDGKIRVWKVSKKNPSSYKRVGSLPTFKEYFKSSMNPKNYVEVRRNRSAVKVKHFDAVSTLSLDEEAGLLYSGSWDKTVKVWRISDSKCLESIDAHEDAVNSVVAAFGAFVLTGAADGTVKMWRRKQVSEKKTRHVIDRILLRQENAVTALAVNRSAAVVYAASSDGLVNFWEQDLKGGELCHGGVLRGHKLAVLCLAVAGNLVFSGSADKNICVWKRNESGIHTCLSVLSGHTGPVKCLTVKEEEDRRQGQRRKGDQRWIIYTGSLDNSVKVWRVSENAPELKMIQGWPLPSHGGTPARDNSSTAGSSPSSLPVTSAISGNFNNNLQIIINNNNDVYPKRLQSQS